In Aspergillus nidulans FGSC A4 chromosome II, a single window of DNA contains:
- the trm6 gene encoding tRNA 1-methyladenosine methyltransferase subunit GCD10 (transcript_id=CADANIAT00004092) → MHTSIRPNQFVILRLPSETTKVQKVVPNTHVPSQFTLFVAIIGRPLYVTYEILEAPGNTRLRIVPAAELHAESLITDGEGDDDLEVNEEGLPVRTNQNTVDDASTQKLTLEEIEALKKESTDAGRDIIAKILESHSTIDQKTAFSLAKYTLRKQKKYMKRFTVFPMDVSGLTNYMLENRDSASKSMELRDELIGLIGSWGNVHHGGDASLQATLSRPNGRYLVVDDTGGLLVAAMAERMGLLYPDEDRENVENVSAADGSTEEPASMSLQRKDRPAQMSATENTITILHANKQPNASLLKYFGYDHNAPEESHPLYRHLKSVSWLQLLDPEADPIYAEEPAIIPDAELATLKTNKRGAYHRKRNRWARVQSVVNEVRAGGYDGLVVATLMDLDSVLKHTVPLLAGSAPVVVYSPTIEPLTEIADLYSTARKTAYINRKRELEEKQGQSANGEFPELAAEFNLNPTLLLAPTLETVRVRQWQVLPGRTHPMMSGRGGAEGYVFHGIRVIPSTGFIQAAGNPSRKRRKLATESTAQSTATPGSTSADVEMKS, encoded by the exons ATGCACACGTCAATACGTCCCAATCAGTTCGTCATCTTGCGACTGCCCTCGGAGACGACGAAAGTTCAAAAAGTCGTCCCTAATACGCATGTGCCCAGTCAATTTACTCTCTTCGTCGCG ATTATCGGCCGCCCATTATATGTGACCTACGAGATCCTTGAGGCGCCAGGGAACACTCGCTTGCGCATTGTTCCTGCCGCAGAGCTGCATGCGGAGTCGTTGATTACGGACGGAGAAGGTGACGATGACCTCGAAGTGAACGAGGAGGGACTGCCTGTCCGCACAAATCAAAACACAGTCGACGATGCGTCGACCCAAAAATTGACACTAGAGGAGATCGAAGCGCTGAAGAAGGAGTCTACAGATGCGGGTAGGGATATAATCGCGAAGATACTGGAATCGCATTCGACCATAGACCAGAAGACGGCATTCTCGTTGGCCAAATACACATTgcgcaagcagaagaagtataTGAAGCGATTCACGGTATTCCCGATGGACGTCAGCGGTCTCACGAACTATATGCTGGAAAACAGGGACTCCGCCTCGAAGAGTATGGAATTGCGCGACGAACTGATTGGCCTGATAGGGAGCTGGGGGAACGTGCATCATGGTGGCGATGCCTCATTACAAGCCACACTATCAAGACCAAATGGTCGCTACCTCGTTGTAGATGATACTGGAGGGCTTCTCGTCGCAGCTATGGCGGAACGAATGGGACTGCTATACCCCGACGAAGATCGAGAAAATGTTGAGAATGTGTCCGCTGCGGACGGTAGCACAGAAGAACCCGCGTCAATGTCATTACAACGAAAAGATCGCCCGGCTCAGATGTCCGCTACCGAGaacaccatcaccatcctccacGCGAACAAACAACCAAACGCATCGCTCCTAAAATACTTTGGCTACGACCACAACGCTCCCGAAGAATCCCATCCCCTATACAGACACTTGAAATCCGTTTCCTGGCTCCAACTCCTcgacccagaagctgatcccATTTACGCTGAGGAGCCCGCCATAATTCCCGACGCGGAGCTCGCAACTCTCAAAACCAACAAGCGCGGCGCATACCACCGAAAACGAAACCGCTGGGCCCGCGTGCAGAGCGTCGTCAATGAAGTTCGCGCAGGTGGCTACGATGGCCTTGTCGTCGCTACACTCATGGATCTTGATAGTGTCCTCAAACACACAGTCCCACTTCTAGCTGGCTCCGCACCAGTCGTCGTATACTCGCCAACCATTGAACCGCTAACGGAGATTGCGGATCTTTACTCTACGGCACGGAAAACGGCTTATATCAATCGGAAGCGGGAGttagaagaaaagcaaggcCAGTCTGCCAATGGCGAGTTCCCAGAACTAGCTGCTGAATTTAATTTGAACCCTACACTTTTATTGGCACCTACACTGGAAACAGTTAGGGTGCGTCAGTGGCAGGTCCTTCCGGGTCGTACGCATCCCATGATGTCTGGACGTGGAGGAGCGGAGGGTTACGTCTTTCATGGCATTCGTgttatcccgtcaacagggttcatccaggctgctgGAAATCCGAGccggaaaaggagaaagcTTGCAACTGAATCGACTGCTCAGTCAACTGCTACGCCTGGAAGCACAAGTGCTGATGTCGAGATGAAGTCATGA
- a CDS encoding actin-related protein 2/3 complex subunit 3 (transcript_id=CADANIAT00004091), whose product MPAYHSIFLEDRDVPVIGNFPVLPLRTRTRGPAYTLPMLPPGVADIDVQPDNESYDCVDEILSLFRANVLFRNFEINGPADRMLIYGTLFITECLGKVKPTMSAREAEKALTNVALDNFAIPGDASFPLNQAFEPPRDRQDAETLRSYLTQVRQEIASRLLARLYPGGVGPSKFWLSFTKRKFMGKSF is encoded by the exons ATGCCT GCCTACCACTCCATCTTCCTCGAAGATCGGGATGTCCCCGTAATAG GCAACTTTCCAGTTCTACCCCTCCGCACCCGCACTCGCGGCCCCGCATACACCCTCCCCATGCTACCCCCGGGCGTCGCCGACATCGACGTACAGCCAGATAATGAGTCCTACGACTGCGTAGACGAAATTCTGTCTCTGTTCCGGGCGAATGTCTTGTTCCGAAACTTCGAGATTAATGGCCCCGCCGACCGCATGCTCATCTACGGCACACTGTTCATCACTGAATGCCTGGGGAAGGTTAAGCCTACGATGTCGGCTcgtgaggcggagaag GCTCTAACCAATGTTGCGCTTGATAACTTCGCTATCCCTGGTGATGCGTCCTTTCCATTGAACCAGGCTTTTGAACCTCCGCGAGATCGCCAGGATGCTGAGACACTTCGATC ATACCTTACCCAAGTGCGACAGGAGATTGCGAGCCGACTGCTTGCGAGACTATACCCCGGTGGTGTTGGTCCTTCGAAG TTCTGGCTTAGCTTCACGAAGAGAAAGTTTATGGGAAAGAGCTTTTAA
- a CDS encoding uncharacterized protein (transcript_id=CADANIAT00004086), which yields MAQKYAKDQPSGFTNRIERVAVVGAGGSVGKRITNELLKTGKHTVTALSRKDSNTPLPDGVKVVRVDYDDEEEEAITAALKGQQFLIITLAVNAAPDTESKIIRAAGAAGVPYIMPNTYGGDVTNEKFMKEIVIGGSYLKACAEVEAAGAAWIALACGFWYEHSLTTGEGWFGFDFAKKRVTFFDDGKTKINVSTWEQCGRAVAGLLSLKELPEDENDSSPALTNWANKPVFVDSFLVSQREMFDSWLRVSGDKAEDWTISYEPAKARWERGMEMLKKGDYSGISLTMYGRAFLNGDGNYSKDHQLVNDLFGLPKEDLDERTAVAKGMMDRGYSYFGNRV from the exons ATGGCGCAGAAATACGCTAAAGACCAACCCTCCGGTTTTACTAATCGCATTGAGCGCGTCGCTGTCGTCGGC GCCGGTGGTTCCGTCGGAAAGCGTATCACCAACGAGCTTCTGAAGACCGGCAAACACACCGTCACCGCACTGAGCCGCAAAGACAGCAACACCCCGCTCCCTGACGGCGTCAAGGTCGTGCGTGTCGActatgatgatgaagaagaagaagccatcACTGCCGCCCTCAAGGGCCAACAGTTCCTGATCATCACTCTTGCAGTTAATGCGGCGCCAGACACAGAGTCAAAGATCATCCGCGCCGCTGGCGCCGCTGGAGTCCCCTATATAATGCCGAACACGTACGGGGGCGACGTCACGAACGAAAAGTTTATGAAAGAAATCGTTATTGGTGGCAGCTACTTGAAGGCATGTGCTGAGGTGGAAGCGGCTGGCGCCGCGTGGATCGCACTCGCTTGCGGGTTCTGGTACGAGCACAGCCTTACCACGGGCGAGGGGTGGTTCGGGTTCGACTttgcgaagaagagggtcaCTTTCTTCGATGATGGTAAGACAAAGATTAATGTCAGCACTTGGGAGCAGTGCGGGCGTGCTGTGGCCGGACTCCTTAGCCTCAAGGAATTgcctgaagatgagaacGATAGTTCCCCCGCGCTGACCAATTGGGCCAACAAACCGGTGTTTGTGGATAGCTTCCTCGTGAGCCAGCGCGAGATGTTCGACAGCTGGCTGCGGGTTTCGGGAGACAAGGCAGAAGACTGGACGATTTCTTACGAGCCCGCAAAGGCGAGGTGGGAAAGAGGTatggagatgctgaagaagggcgacTACTCCGGCATAAGCTTGACGATGTACGGAAGGGCGTTTCTTAATGGGGATGGCAACTACTCGAAGGACCACCAGCTTGTAAATGACCTGTTCGGGCTGCCGAaggaggatctggatgagAGGACTGCTGTTGCAAAGGGCATGATGGATCGGGGTTACAGTTACTTTGGTAACAGAGTCTAG
- a CDS encoding uncharacterized protein (transcript_id=CADANIAT00004089): protein MRRSLQLIALSAIPLQVSAEKVLGAYIFARHGDRTAKILKNTQLTDLGYNQVYLTGSAYHDRYINSTSSKYIDGISEDVVNLSQLTASAPADAVLQNSATGFLQGVYPPVGSVSSQELANGTTVESPLNGYQLIPLSLIDSGASSEDSTWLQGTTDCNRAKVSSDSYYESELYKTLFEETKDFYQSLSPLINTSFSDADMSFRNAYSIYDYLNVGSIHNTSNTPTESQLHQAFLLANIEQYNLAYNSSETVRAIAGSTLAAEMLMGLNETVTSQGEVKLHLEFGSYGTFLSYFGLANLPAVDAAFTGIPDYASSMVWELVTNSTSDSFPSTDEISVRFAFHNGTMTGSSSTPTTYPLYGQSSSTIPWSTFVEQTEKIAVMTTQQWCDVCGNTDGQCASSSDTSDSGNASTNSFAGSNGGGISKGVAGVIGAMVTLAVILGLEALFLLLGPFRLSKKGRLAGIDRGNVVDENKD, encoded by the coding sequence ATGCGACGATCCCTTCAACTCATCGCCTTGTCGGCCATTCCTCTTCAGGTCTCCGCCGAGAAGGTCCTTGGAGCATACATATTCGCGCGTCATGGAGACCGCACTGCGAAGATCCTCAAGAACACTCAGCTCACTGACCTAGGCTATAACCAGGTCTACCTAACCGGATCCGCCTACCACGACCGCTATATcaactcaacctcttcaaAGTACATTGACGGCATCAGCGAGGATGTTGTCAACCTCAGCCAGCTTACAGCGTCGGCACCCGCCGACGCTGTGCTGCAGAACTCTGCAACTGGCTTCCTTCAGGGTGTCTATCCGCCCGTAGGCTCCGTGTCCAGCCAGGAACTGGCCAACGGAACAACTGTTGAATCGCCTCTGAACGGCTACCAGCTTATACCACTCTCGCTCATTGACTCGGGAGCCAGCAGCGAAGATAGCACTTGGCTGCAAGGAACGACGGACTGTAACAGAGCCAAGGTTAGCAGCGACAGCTACTACGAGTCTGAGCTGTACAAGACACTCTTCGAGGAGACCAAAGACTTCTACCAGTCTCTTTCTCCGCTCATCAACACATCTTTCTCGGATGCCGATATGAGCTTCAGAAATGCGTACTCTATCTACGACTACCTCAATGTTGGTTCGATACATAACACTTCCAACACGCCTACAGAGTCCCAGCTCCACCAGGCCTTCCTCCTTGCCAATATCGAGCAGTACAACCTCGCTTACAACTCCTCTGAGACCGTCCGCGCAATCGCAGGCTCAACTCTTGCCGCTGAAATGCTCATGGGTCTTAACGAGACTGTTACCTCACAGGGGGAGGTGAAGCTCCACCTTGAGTTCGGCTCCTACGGTACTTTCCTCTCATATTTCGGCCTTGCGAACCTCCCTGCCGTGGACGCCGCCTTCACAGGAATTCCAGATTATGCATCCTCTATGGTCTGGGAGCTCGTCACTAACTCCACCTCCGACTCATTCCCTTCTACCGACGAGATTAGCGTTCGCTTTGCCTTCCATAACGGTACCATGACtggctcttcatccacgcCAACGACGTATCCGCTTTATGGTCAATCCAGCTCCACAATCCCGTGGTCCACATTTGTTGAGCAGACCGAGAAGATTGCCGTTATGACTACGCAGCAATGGTGCGATGTCTGCGGAAACACAGATGGACAGTGTGCTTCATCCAGCGACACCTCGGACTCAGGCAACGCTTCTACGAACTCATTTGCAGGTAGCAATGGCGGTGGAATCTCCAAGGGGGTGGCTGGTGTCATTGGTGCTATGGTTACTTTAGCTGTGATCTTGGGTTTGGAGGcgcttttcctccttctgggACCGTTCAGGCTTTCCAAGAAGGGAAGGCTTGCTGGCATTGACAGGGGTAATGTGGTGGATGAGAATAAAGATTAG
- a CDS encoding putative glutamine-serine-proline rich protein (transcript_id=CADANIAT00004088) has protein sequence MSSQEYYSDSKYPGHGQGYGNQGPMPPTGYPAYPPASTSWPAPANDTAYLSQTSNGYQYPQEYYGGYQQPPPPYYQHPESPAPAPAQAPYSYPYPPQQQSQPTYPQHTDQDVHARQDYNDRGVLGALTGGAAGAYAGHQVNHGVLGTIGGAIAGSLAEDAIKKHSSHGKVDKKKEKRPWRFHRRRSSSSSSSSSSDTDSEKEEGKLPVSAPARVPTQASSDHRGNFSKSSRDISLQGDYELAALCCAVSGQFKASRLPLNSVLMNEFGHFRWKTAGNFGASARNARLTEGGRVLEAELADGKGGWKRDWVRLDERISNRDGVLVFLD, from the coding sequence ATGTCTTCCCAAGAATACTACAGCGACAGCAAATACCCCGGCCATGGCCAGGGCTATGGCAATCAGGGTCCCATGCCTCCAACTGGGTATCCCGCATaccctccagcttcaacttcaTGGCCAGCACCTGCAAACGACACAGCATATTTGTCACAAACTAGCAACGGATATCAATACCCGCAGGAATACTACGGCGGCTATCAGCAACCCCCGCCTCCGTACTATCAACACCCTGAatcgccagcgccagcgccagcgcagGCTCCATACTCATACCCATACCCaccgcagcagcagtctcAGCCGACATATCCGCAACATACTGACCAAGACGTTCACGCCCGTCAAGACTACAATGACCGTGGGGTCCTAGGGGCCCTAACTGGAGGCGCGGCAGGCGCATACGCAGGGCATCAAGTTAACCATGGGGTGCTTGGAACAATTGGAGGTGCTATAGCAGGCTCTTTAGCGGAAGACGCAATAAAGAAACACAGTTCACACGGGAAGgttgacaagaagaaggaaaagcgGCCGTGGAGGTTTCACCGGCGCCGTTCTTCGAgctcatcgtcttcatcttcctctgatACAGActctgagaaggaagaaggaaaactCCCAGTTTCAGCTCCAGCCCGGGTACCAACCCAGGCTTCGTCTGATCACCGCGGGAATTTCTCCAAATCATCCAGGGATATATCCCTCCAGGGAGACTACGAATTGGCGGCTTTGTGCTGCGCTGTCTCGGGCCAATTTAAGGCCTCTCGACTGCCATTGAACAGTGTCTTGATGAATGAATTTGGGCATTTCAGGTGGAAGACTGCGGGCAATTTTGGGGCGTCAGCGAGAAATGCTCGTTTGACTGAGGGTGGGCGTGTGCTGGAGGCTGAGTTGGCAGACGGTAAAggtgggtggaagagggatTGGGTAAGGCTTGATGAGAGGATTTCGAATCGGGACGGGGTCTTGGTGTTTTTGGACTAG
- a CDS encoding replication factor C subunit 3 (transcript_id=CADANIAT00004090), with amino-acid sequence MSDYEDNMDVDGPATKNAVQFSSDNTGAKHKRAAADLPVEAQDNLPWVEKYRPNTLDDVSGHKDILATINRFVEANQLPHLLLYGPPGTGKTSTILALARRIYGSKNMRQMVLELNASDDRGIDVVREQIKTFASTKQIFSMAPSATGKSSLASFKLIILDEADAMTSTAQMALRRIMEKYTANTRFCIIANYTHKLSPALLSRCTRFRFSPLKEQDIRVLIDQVIEKEDVRIQPEAVDSLVTLSRGDMRRALNVLQACHASSKPLPIKNAPQDQAVPEPETITNETIYDCIAAPHPADIQQIVTTLLATSDVTSCLNTLNTLKINKGLALADILSALGEQLYRLEVPAQTRITWLEGLAEIEWRLSAGGSETVQTGGLVGVIRNGCELMGDNGVSQA; translated from the exons ATGTCCGACTACGAGGACAATATGGACGTGGATGGCCCGGCAACCAAGAACGCCGTCCAGTTCAGCTCCGATAACACTGGCGCAAAACATAAGAGAGCTGCGGCAGATTTACCAGTGGAAGCTCAAGATAATCTGCCTTG GGTGGAAAAGTACCGCCCGAACACCCTCGATGATGTCTCCGGCCACAAAGATATATTAGCTACGATTAATCGATTTGTTGAGGCGAAT CAATTACCACACCTTCTCCTCTACGGCCCTCCCGGTACGGGCAAAACGTCCACAATCCTGGCCCTTGCCCGACGGATATACGGCAGCAAGAACATGCGACAGATGGTGCTCGAACTCAACGCTAGTGATGATAGAGGAATTGATGTTGTTCGGGAGCAGATTAAGACTTTCGCGA GCACAAAACAAATATTCTCAATGGCACCGTCCGCTACTGGTAAATCGTCGCTCGCGTCGTTCAAGCTGATTATCCTGGATGAGGCGGATGCCATGACATCCACCGCGCAGATGGCGCTTCGCCGGATTATGGAAAAATACACCGCCAACACTCGGTTCTGCATTATCGCCAACTATACCCACAAGCTTTCTCCTGCCCTCCTTTCCCGATGTACTCGCTTCCGCTTCAGTCCGCTCAAGGAACAGGATATCCGGGTCCTGATTGATCAGGTAATCGAGAAGGAAGACGTGCGCATTCAACCTGAAGCTGTCGATAGCTTGGTCACCTTGAGTCGTGGTGACATGCGTCGTGCTTTGAATGTGCTTCAAGCCTGCCATGCAAGCA GCAAACCGCTTCCAATCAAGAACGCGCCCCAAGATCAAGCCGTCCCCGAGCCGGAAACGATTACAAATGAGACGATATACGACTGTATTGCCGCGCCACATCCAGCCGATATCCAACAGATTGTGACCACACTGCTCGCGACCAGCGACGTGACATCATGTCTCAACACTTTGAACACATTGAAAATCAATAAAGGCCTTGCCCTAGCAGATATCCTTTCTGCACTTGGGGAGCAGCTGTATCGACTCGAGGTTCCGGCGCAGACGCGGATCACTTGGCTGGAAGGCTTAGCAGAGATTGAATGGCGTCTGTCCGCAGGCGGATCGGAGACCGTTCAGACCGGCGGCCTGGTTGGAGTGATCCGAAATGGATGTGAGCTGATGGGGGATAACGGTGTGAGTCAGGCATAA
- the cwc27 gene encoding protein cwc27 (transcript_id=CADANIAT00004087), whose amino-acid sequence MSAHYATEPAPTASATLHTTFGPLHIALFAKQTPLTCRNFLQHCMDNYYAGTIFHRVVPDFIIQGGDPTGTGSGGTSIYEYPEFEYDPDARDPNEKVVLRDEIHSRLRFNRRGLVGMAKSEDGSYGSQFFITLANTERELNGQCTLFGRLEGDSLYNMLKIAEAERIEGTERPVYPVKITSCEVGDLGPFVDKVKKRQVVATGPKTEEKPAAKKKKKAKPGKALLSFGGDDEEDEDMPIRPAKPKFNPMLVTDTKLPEKESSTKGEASQTRKRPRSPSPKRQPQPSAPPKNRPKTPEPTKQLPLPNPESPERSPSPPPKQSFLSRTNAEIENLKASMRRTAHAPAAETKPKSALEAMIPQTAIRGRKRPPPGSVSASTSAPNGITGFSSNSAEAEALKMFNAFRAKLESSDSQPTAAAAKRLSVAKTDAAEERKETPDEDEESQLCDLHFIANCQSCKSWDNDVEGGANNGADDDVNDSGWLNHQLRFGKDTLGKDLNWKREHQDVDTLMVIDPREKEKELADSSRPGTKRVKGRGLERDRERERKKGRVGDLEWSKR is encoded by the coding sequence ATGTCCGCTCACTATGCTACGGAACCAGCGCCGACGGCTTCCGCAACTCTCCATACCACCTTCGGGCCCCTCCACATCGCGCTGTTCGCGAAGCAAACTCCGCTAACATGTCGCAACTTCCTCCAACACTGCATGGACAATTACTACGCCGGCACAATCTTCCACCGCGTTGTCCCAGATTTTATTATCCAAGGAGGCGATCCGACGGGCACCGGCTCCGGCGGGACATCGATCTACGAATACCCCGAATTCGAGTACGATCCTGACGCGCGCGATCCGAATGAGAAGGTTGTTCTCCGAGATGAGATCCACAGTCGATTACGGTTTAACCGGCGCGGGCTAGTTGGAATGGCAAAGAGCGAGGATGGCTCGTATGGGAGTCAATTTTTCATCACCCTTGCCAATACCGAGCGCGAGTTGAACGGGCAATGCACGCTCTTCGGGCGCCTTGAGGGGGATTCGCTGTACAACATGTTGAAGATCGCGGAGGCCGAGCGCATCGAGGGGACCGAGCGACCTGTATACCCGGTGAAGATTACATCTTGCGAAGTGGGTGATCTGGGACCGTTCGTTGATAAGGTTAAGAAGAGGCAGGTTGTTGCTACAGGGCCGAAGACTGAGGAGAAGCCggccgcgaagaagaagaagaaggccaagccCGGGAAGGCCTTGTTGAGTTTCGgaggcgacgatgaggaagacgaggatatgCCTATTCGCCCGGCGAAGCCAAAGTTCAATCCTATGCTTGTCACGGACACAAAGCTCCCAGAAAAGGAGTCATCGACGAAAGGAGAGGCCTCGCAAACACGTAAACGACCTCGATCGCCATCGCCAAAGCGACAACCCCAACCATCGGCTCCGCCCAAAAACCGACCAAAAACACCAGAGCCTACGAAGCAACTTCCATTACCCAACCCTGAATCGCCGGAACgctcaccttctccgccaccTAAACAATCATTCTTATCACGCACAAATGCCGAGATTGAGAATCTCAAAGCCTCCATGCGCCGAACCGCCCATGCCCCAGCCGCAGAAACAAAACCAAAGTCCGCCCTTGAGGCTATGATCCCGCAGACTGCAATTCGAGGACGAAAACGGCCGCCTCCAGGGAGCGTCAGCGCCTCAACCTCCGCGCCAAACGGCATTAcaggcttcagcagcaacagcgctGAAGCCGAGGCTCTGAAGATGTTCAATGCATTCAGAGCCAAGCTAGAGAGCTCTGATTCCCAACCCACCGCAGCTGCGGCCAAACGTTTATCGGTAGCCAAAACCGACGCAGCGGAAGAACGGAAAGAGACGccggatgaagatgaagaatccCAATTATGTGACCTCCACTTCATTGCCAACTGCCAGTCATGCAAATCGTGGGACAACGACGTAGAAGGCGGCGCCAACAACGGCGCAGACGACGACGTCAATGATAGTGGTTGGCTTAACCATCAACTCCGTTTCGGCAAGGATACGCTTGGTAAAGACCTGAACTGGAAACGCGAGCACCAGGACGTCGACACGTTGATGGTTATTGATCCgcgcgagaaggagaaggagcttgcCGATAGCTCTAGGCCTGGGACAAAACGAGTGAAGGGAAGGGGATTAGAGAGGGATCGGGAacgggagaggaagaaggggagggTTGGAGATTTAGAGTGGTCGAAGAGGTGA